The following coding sequences lie in one Bacteroidota bacterium genomic window:
- a CDS encoding MiaB/RimO family radical SAM methylthiotransferase: MKYHLISLGCQMNQSDTERVRTVLGGMGFSETEHENEASILGIIACSVRQKAIDKVYTRIDKWNRMKHQKSLLTFVSGCILPADRERFLKLFDLVFPMSELPELPNMISQYGIVTPAGLLHQDAERQPATTVEQRAEASSLLQAAKSGASVLKGINLNPAAGIDEFWHVEPTYTSGFEAFVPIQNGCDKFCTFCAVPYTRGREVSRPSEEILAEVENLIARGFKTITLLGQNVNSYGLDKGGKEISFAELLRRIGRLGEQTGKDFWVYFTSPHPRDMTDEVIEVIAQYPVLAKQIHLPLQSGDDTVLLRMNRKHGIDRYRHIVLTIRRLIPQATLFTDIIVGFTGETEEQFMNTIRAFDEFRYNMAYIAQYSVRPGAASARWDDDVPKAVKKERYHRLTEVLMKHAYEYNQQLIGQTLKVLVRGNDRKPGYLSGHTEGKLVIRFRSDDQSLVGNFIHVKISSAMPLSLEGELVTVETEKPLVA; encoded by the coding sequence ATGAAATACCACCTGATCTCGCTGGGCTGCCAGATGAACCAATCCGATACCGAACGGGTGCGCACTGTGCTCGGAGGAATGGGATTTTCGGAAACTGAGCACGAAAACGAGGCTTCTATTCTGGGCATTATTGCCTGTTCGGTCCGGCAAAAGGCGATCGACAAAGTATATACGCGCATTGACAAGTGGAACAGGATGAAGCACCAGAAAAGCCTGCTCACCTTTGTTTCAGGATGTATCCTTCCTGCCGACAGGGAACGGTTTCTGAAGCTCTTCGACCTGGTTTTTCCCATGAGCGAATTGCCCGAGCTGCCGAATATGATCAGTCAGTACGGCATTGTAACTCCGGCTGGTCTGCTGCACCAGGATGCCGAACGCCAGCCGGCTACGACTGTGGAGCAGCGTGCAGAGGCATCGTCGCTGCTGCAGGCTGCAAAATCCGGCGCCTCTGTGCTCAAAGGTATCAACCTGAATCCAGCGGCCGGAATCGATGAATTCTGGCATGTTGAACCCACCTATACATCAGGTTTTGAGGCATTTGTGCCTATTCAGAATGGTTGCGACAAGTTTTGTACTTTCTGTGCCGTCCCCTACACCCGCGGTCGCGAGGTTTCGAGGCCTTCGGAAGAAATTCTGGCCGAAGTGGAAAACCTTATTGCACGGGGCTTCAAAACCATTACCCTGCTTGGTCAGAATGTCAACTCATACGGCCTCGACAAAGGAGGTAAGGAGATCAGCTTTGCCGAACTCCTCAGGCGGATCGGGCGGCTTGGTGAGCAAACAGGAAAGGATTTCTGGGTCTATTTCACCTCGCCTCATCCGCGCGACATGACCGACGAAGTGATCGAAGTGATTGCACAATACCCTGTGCTGGCCAAGCAAATCCACCTGCCACTGCAATCGGGCGACGACACCGTGCTGCTCCGCATGAACCGCAAACACGGCATCGACCGCTACCGCCATATCGTGCTCACGATTCGCAGGCTGATTCCTCAGGCTACATTGTTTACCGACATCATCGTCGGATTCACGGGCGAGACCGAAGAGCAGTTTATGAACACCATCAGGGCTTTCGACGAGTTCCGCTACAATATGGCATACATTGCCCAGTATTCGGTGAGACCGGGTGCGGCCAGCGCCCGCTGGGACGACGATGTACCCAAAGCCGTTAAAAAGGAGCGTTATCACCGCCTTACCGAGGTGCTTATGAAACACGCTTACGAATACAACCAGCAACTTATCGGACAGACCCTCAAGGTTCTGGTTCGTGGAAACGACCGCAAACCGGGTTACCTTTCCGGCCATACCGAAGGCAAGCTGGTCATTCGTTTCCGGTCGGACGACCAGTCGCTCGTAGGTAATTTTATTCATGTAAAGATAAGCTCGGCAATGCCACTTTCGCTCGAGGGCGAGCTGGTTACGGTTGAAACGGAAAAACCTCTGGTGGCATGA
- a CDS encoding TonB-dependent receptor, with protein sequence MKQTLISAMMVLLSASLWAQTLTGVVRDKTTGEELPGASIYVQGTTLGTVSDMNGNYKIEVSPGTITVVASFVGYKNAMQRVTISKGQSLTLNWQLEPESLMLDELVVIGYGVQQKSVVTGAISGVRAKDIQNMPVTRLEQALQGRTSGLTIAAASGQPGSGATVRVRGTTTINNSDPLYIVDGVPVDVGGIDYLNAADIESIEVLKDAASAAIYGARAANGVIIVTTRKGSPGDMKIDYHAYVGSQAPAKKLDLLNATDYAKLRNESLRNAGLPEIFPDPESLGEGTDWQSVIFNNNAIIQNHELSISGGNDRSTYYFSFGYLDQEGIVATDISHYKRLNLRLNATNKVNNWLRFGNNFGYSHIKSKGSLNTNSEFGGPLGSAINLDPVTPVIITDPAIINAPPYSNQPVVRDANGFPYGISQHVGQELTNPIAYIATRLGNYGWSDNFVGNLYAEIEPAKYFRFRSDLGTKLAFWGDEAFTPVHYLNAATIVTNNSYYRARNMGFTWNFENTLTYARKIGLHDFSALVGTSAYVSNSSGVNATYKDLPVNTFDEASMNYGVADANKIGGGWESPDHRIASLFARGTYNYDGKYLFTGIIRRDGSSRFGTNNKFGYFPSASLGWNVTSEPFWPKNNIVNYLKIRGSYGVTGNDQIGDFQYLSTVGSGRNYVFSYDNLIIGYSPNAPSNPDLKWEQTSQANIGFEATLMDDFRLVFDLYDKRTTGMLQPIILPAYVGANGSPTGNVASMTNKGFELELSYFKKISDLNLELRGNTSYLKNEITDLGTVEFRTGANFHNSTYEISRLMVGYPVGAFYGFEVLGVFQSLGEIQKYKNPDGTLIQPNARPGDFKYADLNKDGKIDAADRKVIGDPTPTWSFGFTINASYKQFDFVLFGQGVAGNQIFNGLRRLDVPGANWTSDALNRWTGVGTSNTYPRLVLGDPNKNFANPSTFHLSNGSYVRLKTLQIGYTIPRELSRKAGIQRMRVYVGSNNLLTFTKYTGFDPEIGGWSYSIDRGYYPQARSFMAGVNVTL encoded by the coding sequence ATGAAACAAACTTTAATCAGTGCGATGATGGTTTTGCTCTCGGCAAGCCTGTGGGCACAGACCCTCACGGGCGTTGTTCGCGACAAAACTACCGGAGAGGAGCTGCCAGGGGCCAGCATCTACGTGCAGGGTACCACGCTTGGTACTGTTTCGGATATGAACGGAAACTATAAGATCGAAGTTTCCCCGGGAACAATTACAGTGGTGGCGAGTTTTGTAGGTTACAAAAATGCCATGCAGCGGGTAACGATCAGCAAGGGCCAAAGCCTGACACTCAACTGGCAGCTTGAGCCTGAATCGCTTATGCTCGACGAGCTAGTGGTCATTGGTTATGGTGTCCAGCAGAAGAGCGTAGTAACTGGTGCTATTTCGGGTGTACGGGCCAAGGATATTCAGAACATGCCCGTTACAAGGCTGGAGCAGGCCTTGCAGGGCCGCACCTCGGGGCTGACCATTGCAGCCGCTTCGGGTCAGCCAGGTTCGGGAGCTACCGTGAGGGTGCGCGGGACAACCACAATCAATAACAGCGATCCATTATATATTGTAGATGGGGTACCTGTTGATGTCGGCGGAATTGATTATCTGAATGCGGCCGATATCGAGTCGATCGAGGTGTTGAAAGATGCCGCCTCCGCAGCCATCTACGGAGCAAGGGCAGCCAACGGAGTTATTATCGTTACCACACGCAAAGGCAGTCCCGGCGACATGAAGATTGACTACCACGCTTATGTGGGCTCACAGGCGCCGGCAAAGAAACTTGACCTGCTTAATGCCACCGATTATGCCAAGCTGCGCAACGAATCGCTGCGCAATGCCGGCCTGCCTGAAATTTTCCCCGACCCGGAAAGCCTGGGTGAAGGAACCGACTGGCAATCTGTTATTTTCAACAACAACGCCATCATTCAAAACCATGAACTGAGCATCAGCGGAGGCAACGATCGCTCAACATATTACTTTTCGTTTGGCTACCTTGATCAGGAGGGTATTGTAGCCACCGACATCTCGCATTACAAGCGACTGAACCTCAGGCTTAACGCCACCAACAAAGTAAACAACTGGTTGCGCTTTGGCAACAACTTTGGTTATTCACACATTAAGAGCAAAGGCTCGCTGAATACCAACAGCGAGTTTGGCGGTCCCCTGGGTTCGGCCATCAACCTGGATCCGGTGACACCGGTCATCATCACCGACCCGGCTATCATTAACGCCCCACCATACAGCAACCAGCCCGTGGTGCGCGATGCCAACGGATTCCCTTACGGCATTTCGCAACATGTGGGCCAGGAGCTCACCAACCCTATAGCTTACATTGCTACCCGACTCGGCAACTATGGCTGGTCGGACAATTTTGTGGGCAACCTTTATGCCGAGATTGAACCTGCCAAATACTTCAGGTTCCGTTCCGATCTTGGAACCAAGCTGGCTTTCTGGGGCGATGAAGCATTTACTCCCGTGCATTATCTGAATGCCGCCACCATAGTCACGAATAACTCCTACTACAGGGCGCGCAACATGGGTTTCACCTGGAATTTTGAAAACACACTGACCTATGCCCGCAAAATAGGCCTGCATGATTTCAGCGCCTTGGTGGGTACGTCAGCTTATGTTTCCAACTCCTCGGGAGTAAACGCTACTTATAAAGACCTGCCTGTCAATACGTTTGATGAAGCTTCCATGAACTATGGCGTGGCCGATGCCAACAAAATCGGTGGCGGCTGGGAAAGCCCGGACCATCGCATTGCATCGCTTTTTGCACGTGGTACTTATAATTACGACGGAAAATACCTCTTCACAGGTATCATACGCCGCGATGGTTCTTCCCGCTTCGGCACCAACAATAAATTCGGCTACTTCCCATCCGCATCGCTTGGCTGGAACGTGACCAGCGAACCTTTCTGGCCCAAAAACAATATCGTCAACTACCTCAAGATCAGGGGTTCATATGGTGTTACGGGTAACGACCAGATTGGTGATTTCCAATATCTTTCGACGGTTGGAAGCGGACGCAACTATGTTTTCAGCTACGACAACCTCATCATTGGCTATAGCCCCAATGCGCCCTCCAATCCCGACCTGAAATGGGAACAAACCAGCCAGGCCAATATCGGATTTGAAGCCACCCTCATGGACGACTTCCGATTGGTGTTCGACCTTTACGACAAACGCACCACGGGCATGTTGCAGCCCATCATCCTGCCGGCTTATGTGGGTGCCAACGGCTCGCCAACAGGCAACGTTGCTTCGATGACCAACAAAGGTTTTGAGCTGGAGCTCAGCTATTTCAAAAAGATCTCCGACCTGAACCTGGAGCTGCGGGGCAATACCTCCTATCTGAAAAACGAAATCACTGACCTGGGCACGGTGGAATTCCGCACCGGCGCCAACTTCCACAACAGCACCTACGAAATCTCCCGCCTCATGGTAGGCTATCCCGTGGGCGCATTCTACGGATTCGAGGTGCTTGGCGTCTTCCAGTCGCTGGGTGAAATTCAGAAATACAAGAATCCTGACGGCACGCTCATTCAGCCCAATGCCAGACCGGGCGACTTCAAATATGCCGACCTGAACAAGGACGGTAAAATTGATGCTGCCGACCGAAAAGTTATCGGCGACCCCACACCCACCTGGTCGTTTGGTTTCACAATCAATGCCTCCTACAAACAGTTTGATTTTGTGTTGTTCGGCCAGGGTGTAGCCGGCAACCAGATTTTCAATGGTTTAAGGCGCCTCGACGTACCAGGTGCCAACTGGACTTCGGATGCCCTGAACCGCTGGACAGGCGTAGGCACCTCGAACACCTATCCCCGTCTGGTGCTTGGCGACCCGAACAAAAACTTCGCCAACCCGAGCACGTTCCACCTCAGCAACGGATCGTACGTCCGTCTGAAAACCTTGCAGATTGGCTACACCATCCCGCGCGAACTCAGCCGCAAAGCCGGCATCCAGCGCATGAGGGTTTATGTAGGCTCGAACAACCTGCTCACCTTTACCAAATACACCGGATTCGACCCCGAAATCGGTGGATGGAGCTACAGTATCGACAGAGGCTATTACCCCCAGGCCAGGTCGTTTATGGCAGGAGTTAATGTAACACTTTAA
- a CDS encoding oxidoreductase: MKTDNLHQVISLRHLTESAYVVRMTRRGLRFRAGQHILLGKAGSIHNREYSVYSGENDDYFEVLIKEVEEGLVSKQLKKLKAGEMVQIEGPLGFFTIPDENIAKSKFLFIGTGTGIAPFHSFVKSYPNIEYTLLHGVRYGYEAYDRHEYESGRHVLCTSGDKSGDFHGRVTAWLNQNHIETDTQCYLCGNFNMIHEAFEILEKKGVPPSNVHAEVYF; this comes from the coding sequence ATGAAAACTGATAATTTGCACCAGGTAATTTCGCTCAGGCACCTCACCGAAAGTGCATATGTTGTGCGAATGACACGCAGGGGCCTGCGTTTCAGGGCTGGCCAGCATATCCTGCTTGGCAAAGCCGGCAGCATCCACAACCGGGAGTATTCGGTGTACAGCGGCGAAAATGACGACTACTTTGAAGTACTAATCAAGGAGGTTGAAGAAGGACTGGTAAGTAAGCAACTCAAAAAACTCAAAGCCGGCGAGATGGTGCAGATCGAAGGCCCCCTGGGCTTTTTCACCATACCCGACGAAAATATCGCAAAGTCGAAGTTTCTGTTCATTGGCACAGGTACGGGCATCGCACCATTTCACAGCTTTGTAAAGAGCTATCCCAACATCGAATACACCTTGCTGCATGGCGTGCGATATGGTTACGAAGCTTACGACCGGCATGAATACGAATCCGGAAGGCATGTTTTATGCACCAGCGGCGATAAATCAGGAGATTTCCATGGCAGGGTCACAGCATGGCTTAATCAAAATCATATTGAAACAGATACCCAGTGCTATTTGTGCGGTAATTTCAATATGATTCACGAAGCCTTCGAAATTCTTGAGAAAAAAGGTGTACCCCCTTCAAACGTACATGCCGAGGTGTATTTTTAA
- a CDS encoding GTP-binding protein — protein sequence MIKKKVVMLGAFAVGKTSLVQRFVHSIFSEKYLTTIGVKIDQKTVHLNGQDITLMLWDLYGEDDFMKVKSSYLMGASGYFLVADGTRAETLDVAENLHKMASGSTNGAPFILLVNKNDLKEMWEVPELRLDELRAKGWTVITTSAKNNHNVDEAFYLLTERMVATQSKPQP from the coding sequence ATGATCAAGAAAAAAGTGGTAATGCTGGGCGCTTTTGCTGTCGGAAAGACAAGCCTGGTTCAGCGGTTCGTACACAGCATTTTCAGCGAAAAATACCTGACCACCATAGGCGTAAAGATCGATCAGAAAACAGTCCATTTGAATGGCCAGGACATCACACTTATGCTGTGGGACCTGTATGGAGAAGATGACTTCATGAAAGTCAAGTCGAGCTATCTCATGGGCGCTTCGGGCTATTTTCTTGTGGCCGACGGCACCCGGGCTGAAACGCTTGATGTGGCTGAGAACCTCCATAAAATGGCATCCGGCAGCACCAACGGCGCACCATTCATTCTTCTGGTCAACAAAAACGACCTTAAAGAAATGTGGGAAGTGCCCGAACTGCGCCTTGACGAATTGCGTGCAAAGGGATGGACCGTGATCACTACAAGCGCCAAAAACAACCACAATGTGGATGAAGCTTTTTACCTGCTCACCGAAAGGATGGTAGCCACACAATCCAAGCCTCAACCATGA
- the mtaB gene encoding tRNA (N(6)-L-threonylcarbamoyladenosine(37)-C(2))-methylthiotransferase MtaB, whose product MKKIAFKTLGCRLNQFETDALASRFHFGSYQVVDFEDQADVYVVNTCTVTNQSDQKSRQTIHQARRRNADALVVVTGCMANNYKESLLESKAINYVVDNERKAAIYSIIEEHFRGQAPDPEGFDVDVFSYETATHTFHTRSMIKIQDGCDNFCTFCIIPKVRGRATSRPQDEILDNIRQVLDHGFREVVLTGVNIGRYEHQGVNFEQLVERILELPGDFRVRISSIEPDGFSHRFLELFDHPKLTPHLHLCLQSGSEAVLLRMRRMYTAREFRQIAETLRSRYPNFNLTTDIIVGFPGETEEEFEQTVQMARELKFSHIHTFKYSVRNGTRAERMPGQVSEKVKNQRSEIIRGIALQNKRDYYTSMLGQTQRLLVERISDQFVARGYGQHYIPIRVEHAEQLIRNQFVDVRLDRIFEAEEPEVVATLI is encoded by the coding sequence ATGAAAAAGATAGCGTTTAAAACACTGGGCTGCAGGCTCAACCAGTTCGAGACCGACGCGCTGGCTTCACGCTTTCACTTCGGGAGCTATCAGGTGGTCGATTTTGAAGATCAGGCCGATGTGTATGTGGTGAATACCTGTACCGTAACCAACCAAAGCGATCAGAAGTCGCGCCAGACCATCCATCAGGCCCGCAGGCGCAATGCCGATGCCCTGGTAGTGGTCACTGGATGCATGGCCAACAACTATAAGGAATCGCTGCTCGAATCGAAAGCCATCAACTATGTGGTTGATAACGAGCGGAAAGCAGCCATTTATTCCATCATCGAAGAGCATTTCAGGGGGCAGGCGCCCGATCCGGAAGGCTTCGATGTGGATGTGTTCAGCTACGAAACGGCAACGCACACCTTCCATACCCGCAGCATGATTAAGATTCAGGATGGTTGCGACAATTTCTGTACGTTTTGCATCATTCCCAAGGTGAGGGGCAGGGCAACAAGCCGCCCCCAGGACGAAATTCTCGACAACATCCGTCAGGTGCTCGACCATGGCTTCCGCGAAGTGGTGCTCACAGGCGTCAATATCGGGCGTTATGAACATCAGGGGGTGAATTTTGAGCAGCTTGTTGAGCGAATTCTTGAACTTCCCGGCGATTTCAGGGTGCGCATCAGTTCTATCGAACCCGACGGCTTCAGCCATCGCTTCCTCGAACTCTTCGATCATCCTAAGCTCACACCGCATCTTCATCTTTGCCTGCAGAGCGGCTCTGAGGCTGTGCTGCTTCGCATGCGTCGCATGTACACCGCCCGCGAGTTCAGGCAAATTGCCGAAACCCTGCGCAGCCGTTACCCCAATTTCAACCTGACCACCGATATCATTGTCGGTTTTCCGGGCGAAACAGAGGAAGAGTTCGAACAAACCGTCCAAATGGCCAGGGAATTGAAATTCAGTCATATACATACTTTCAAATACTCCGTGCGCAATGGTACACGAGCCGAACGTATGCCCGGTCAGGTGAGCGAAAAGGTGAAAAATCAACGCAGCGAAATCATCCGGGGTATTGCCCTTCAAAATAAACGCGACTACTATACCTCTATGCTCGGACAAACCCAGAGGCTGTTGGTCGAGAGAATATCCGACCAGTTTGTGGCCAGAGGATACGGGCAGCATTACATCCCCATCAGGGTGGAACATGCAGAGCAACTCATTCGAAACCAGTTTGTTGACGTACGACTCGATCGCATCTTCGAGGCCGAAGAACCGGAAGTGGTGGCTACATTGATCTGA